A stretch of the Vicinamibacteria bacterium genome encodes the following:
- a CDS encoding RDD family protein encodes MARLVINPTSASKKEIRIASRVISIGRDPSNDLVLSDSMVSRRHAILEQRDELFVLRDNHSANGTLVNGDKVETEMTLRDGDLVAIGSSRLLFQLDDNENRSAATPPHRSGFETSAEIEPVRSSKQPSARLCPTCGAETRDVDRFCRSCGQKLDGDAMRCDTCGKFVLLPAEFCGHCGKPLSGRESPPVKPQVGPSRVEALSPYRRIARAQENVAGLGVRLLAAFVDCMILGIPLLLAALVWVTLVGPGAEPAVSSLLVGVAGVAFATLCIMYFVMSWGLRGATPGMSLLGLSVETEEGDSPIGVPRALVRLASCLLSLLPFGLGLIRVAFREDRLALHDRLSRTRVMVSS; translated from the coding sequence TTGGCCAGGCTGGTCATCAATCCGACCTCCGCGAGCAAGAAGGAGATCCGCATCGCCTCCCGGGTCATTTCGATCGGCCGCGATCCTTCGAATGATCTCGTGCTCTCCGATTCGATGGTGTCGCGGCGGCACGCCATTCTCGAGCAGCGTGACGAACTGTTCGTTCTTCGCGACAACCACAGCGCAAACGGTACTCTAGTCAACGGCGACAAGGTAGAAACGGAAATGACTCTGCGGGACGGAGACCTCGTCGCCATCGGTTCCTCGCGCCTGCTGTTTCAGCTCGACGACAATGAGAATCGATCGGCCGCGACGCCGCCTCATCGGTCGGGATTCGAGACGAGCGCCGAGATCGAGCCAGTGAGGTCTTCGAAGCAGCCCTCGGCTCGCCTTTGCCCCACTTGCGGCGCGGAGACTCGAGACGTCGATCGCTTCTGTCGCAGCTGCGGACAGAAGCTGGACGGCGACGCGATGCGCTGCGATACCTGCGGAAAATTCGTGCTCTTGCCCGCGGAATTCTGCGGACACTGCGGAAAGCCCCTTTCTGGCCGGGAGTCTCCTCCGGTGAAGCCGCAAGTCGGGCCGAGCCGTGTGGAGGCGCTCAGTCCTTACCGGCGGATTGCGCGGGCGCAGGAAAATGTCGCCGGGCTCGGTGTTCGTCTCCTCGCCGCTTTCGTGGATTGCATGATCCTCGGCATTCCCCTTCTGCTGGCCGCCCTGGTGTGGGTGACGCTGGTGGGACCAGGCGCCGAGCCAGCCGTGAGCTCCCTGCTGGTCGGTGTCGCCGGAGTTGCTTTCGCTACCCTATGTATCATGTACTTCGTCATGTCGTGGGGATTGAGAGGGGCCACGCCGGGTATGAGCCTTCTCGGACTCTCCGTCGAGACCGAAGAAGGGGATTCGCCCATTGGTGTCCCCCGTGCCCTGGTTCGGTTGGCGAGTTGCCTCTTGAGCTTGCTTCCGTTCGGACTGGGATTGATTCGAGTCGCCTTCCGTGAGGATCGATTGGCGCTTCATGATCGGCTCTCCAGAACTCGGGTGATGGTCAGCTCGTGA
- the lepB gene encoding signal peptidase I, protein MTSSASRNGFDPKIEVEETALASEAIDVPSAAEPARPSTEEEASALEANKSKPLQAIIELLHDLAIAVVVCVLLITYVVQAFKVQGTSMSPELGDGQRILVNKFLYYLAEIDRGDVVVFWYPEDPSLSFIKRVIGLPGETIEVRDGVVYVDDHPIDEPYVSEANADNRSYRPVRIRSGHYFVLGDNRSGSNDSRSWGLVPERYIYGKAFLRIWPLPRFGSID, encoded by the coding sequence GTGACGAGCTCGGCGTCTCGAAACGGATTCGACCCGAAAATCGAGGTCGAGGAGACCGCGCTGGCATCCGAGGCGATCGACGTCCCCTCCGCTGCCGAGCCCGCCAGACCGTCGACCGAGGAAGAAGCTTCGGCTCTCGAAGCGAACAAGTCCAAGCCCCTCCAGGCGATCATCGAGCTGCTTCACGATCTCGCGATCGCCGTGGTGGTATGCGTCCTGCTCATCACCTATGTCGTGCAGGCGTTCAAGGTGCAGGGCACGAGCATGTCGCCCGAGCTTGGAGATGGACAGCGCATCCTGGTGAACAAGTTCCTCTATTACCTGGCCGAGATCGACCGAGGAGACGTCGTCGTCTTCTGGTACCCCGAAGATCCCAGTCTATCGTTCATCAAACGAGTCATCGGCCTCCCGGGCGAGACCATCGAAGTTCGGGATGGTGTCGTCTATGTCGACGACCATCCGATCGACGAGCCTTACGTGAGTGAGGCGAACGCCGACAATCGCAGCTACCGACCCGTCCGGATTCGCTCGGGACATTATTTCGTCCTGGGTGACAATCGGTCGGGGAGCAACGACAGCCGCAGCTGGGGGTTGGTGCCCGAGCGCTATATCTACGGCAAGGCGTTTCTTCGCATCTGGCCCCTCCCAAGGTTCGGAAGCATCGATTGA
- a CDS encoding bifunctional homocysteine S-methyltransferase/methylenetetrahydrofolate reductase has product MNRAAFRSRLESSPLVCDGAMGTSLYAKGVMVNRCFDELNCSNPTLVKSIHRDYLAVGVDIIETNTYGANRFKLQPHGFGDRVRVINEKGVEIAREAADDRAVLVAGSVGPLGKPIAPIGTVPEEDAFDAFHEQADALVRGGADLILLETFSDLRELTQAVRAVRSVSTEVPVVAQMTFGDDGATPLGAKPENVARTLSKLDVDAVGANCSVGPELMLRVVQRMASSTSLPLSVQPNAGLPEVVEGRVLYLCSPEYMAHYAKLFLRSGISIIGGCCGTTASHIGAVVGVVRSLGLSRSAVEVSKPLEPRVEHEPVARERKSRLARSLGRKFVVSVEMDPPKGAEPGLLVEKAQWLKDNDVDFINVGDGPRASARMSALSFAVLLEQRVGIETILHYQCRDRNLIGIQGDLLGAHSLGLRNVLAVTGDPPKLGDYPYATAVFDVDSVGLVRILSRLNRGLDLAGNPLGSPLPFHIGVGANPGATDIEAELEKFERKVSAGAEFCLTQPVYNPSYLERFLKGIEPVRIPVLVGILPLVSFRNAEFLHNEVPGMAVPAEVRERLKKAPTNEAAQDVGVDIARDALRAARDLADGAYLMPPFNRFELAARVIDGIA; this is encoded by the coding sequence TTGAACCGCGCCGCATTTCGTTCTCGCCTGGAGAGCTCACCCCTCGTTTGTGACGGAGCCATGGGGACGAGCCTGTACGCGAAGGGGGTGATGGTCAATCGCTGCTTTGATGAATTGAACTGTTCGAATCCGACGCTGGTGAAATCGATCCATCGTGACTATCTCGCAGTCGGGGTGGACATCATCGAAACGAACACCTACGGTGCGAATCGTTTCAAGCTCCAGCCGCATGGATTCGGAGACCGTGTCAGGGTCATCAACGAGAAAGGAGTCGAGATCGCGCGGGAAGCGGCCGACGACAGGGCCGTCCTGGTCGCGGGCTCCGTGGGTCCGCTGGGCAAACCGATCGCTCCAATCGGAACCGTGCCCGAGGAGGATGCCTTCGACGCCTTTCACGAGCAAGCGGACGCACTCGTCCGCGGAGGAGCAGACCTCATTCTTCTCGAGACGTTCTCCGACCTGCGCGAGCTCACACAGGCGGTCCGGGCGGTGCGATCCGTGTCCACCGAGGTTCCCGTGGTCGCCCAGATGACGTTCGGCGACGATGGAGCCACGCCTCTCGGGGCGAAGCCCGAGAACGTCGCCCGGACTCTCAGCAAGCTGGACGTCGATGCTGTGGGTGCCAACTGCAGTGTGGGGCCGGAGCTGATGCTCCGCGTCGTCCAGCGGATGGCCTCCTCCACGAGTCTTCCGCTGTCGGTTCAGCCCAACGCGGGACTCCCCGAGGTGGTCGAGGGTCGGGTCCTCTATTTGTGCTCGCCGGAGTATATGGCTCACTATGCGAAGCTGTTCCTGCGATCGGGCATCTCGATCATCGGCGGCTGTTGTGGCACGACGGCGTCCCATATCGGTGCCGTCGTCGGCGTCGTGCGTTCGCTCGGACTCTCCCGGAGCGCGGTCGAGGTCTCGAAGCCGCTCGAGCCGCGAGTCGAGCACGAGCCCGTCGCGCGGGAACGCAAATCGCGGCTGGCAAGGAGCCTCGGACGGAAATTCGTGGTCTCGGTGGAAATGGATCCGCCCAAAGGTGCCGAGCCCGGTCTTCTCGTGGAAAAGGCGCAGTGGCTGAAGGACAACGATGTCGACTTCATCAACGTCGGTGACGGTCCCCGGGCGAGCGCGAGAATGAGCGCGCTCTCCTTCGCGGTGCTTCTGGAGCAACGAGTCGGCATCGAGACCATCCTTCATTATCAGTGCCGGGACCGTAATCTCATCGGAATCCAGGGCGATCTCCTCGGGGCTCATTCGCTCGGACTGCGAAACGTGCTCGCGGTGACGGGCGACCCACCGAAATTAGGCGATTATCCCTATGCGACGGCCGTATTCGACGTCGACTCGGTCGGTCTGGTGCGGATTCTCTCGCGGCTGAACCGGGGACTCGATCTGGCGGGAAATCCCCTGGGCTCTCCGCTCCCCTTTCACATCGGGGTGGGAGCGAACCCGGGAGCGACCGACATCGAAGCCGAGCTCGAGAAGTTCGAGCGCAAAGTTTCCGCTGGTGCGGAGTTTTGTCTGACGCAGCCGGTCTACAACCCGAGCTATCTCGAGCGTTTCCTCAAGGGGATCGAGCCGGTCCGCATTCCCGTGCTGGTCGGCATCCTTCCTCTCGTCAGCTTCCGCAACGCAGAGTTCCTTCACAACGAGGTACCGGGAATGGCGGTTCCCGCCGAGGTGCGCGAGCGTCTCAAGAAGGCACCGACCAACGAAGCCGCTCAGGACGTTGGCGTCGACATCGCCCGCGACGCCCTTCGCGCCGCCCGGGATCTCGCGGATGGAGCCTACCTGATGCCGCCGTTCAATCGATTCGAGCTCGCGGCGCGAGTCATCGACGGTATTGCCTGA
- a CDS encoding TonB family protein has product MQGEIPKRIDRYEILEAIGFGAMGAVYKAFDPIIKRPVAVKTLRLDVPPGSQDHRDFLERFSTEAKTAGRLSHPNIVTLYDVGHIQDQIPWLAMEYVEGRTVASILESQRLKPELVIGLVSQIASALDYAHREGVVHRDIKPSNVIVHGGEKVKVTDFGIASFVNAERNHTGFTMGTPSYMSPEQAMGEDLDGKTDIFSLGVVAFEMLSGQQPFPGNNVTSILYKLVHSDPIHPDGLEVLGLLPHKWHEVFARVLAKDPDDRYPNASEFVSDLELCLGSWFGALEGETVIVSDRSAFPKDSDATYVDSPAAFHEDRSIRAASSDVTATTMAGREYGDPFGGASRSAAPPASSEETRYDGPPPGEIPERNDHSPTSRRGLDSAAGVGRRASWKRLVGLAAAGAFLIWLVTLLTRPDGRTGAVGSDVIDSAAEILADSGTLRVFTDPEGALVLVDGVERGETPLEIQELPLGEYDVEVRLDGYLPAQVTAQMTQRAPGATFDLALESKPKPRPAPALAFVRIDSQPQGAAVEIDGASKGRTPLERVRVPAGERVVRLHLEGYLPWEDSIVARAGGVEEIDAVLTSRGGPPRAARVEEPEVSPQPRAREADVVEKGAPGVTAAKCLECPAVAYPSAAREARLEGAVLLGFVIDESGQVRDLEIHESGGAVFDDAVIDTVRGWRYQPAIRDGVPVKMRWMQRFRFRQGR; this is encoded by the coding sequence GTGCAGGGTGAGATCCCGAAGAGAATCGATCGATACGAGATACTCGAGGCTATTGGCTTCGGTGCGATGGGGGCCGTGTACAAGGCCTTCGATCCCATCATCAAGCGGCCGGTCGCGGTGAAGACCCTCAGACTCGATGTTCCGCCGGGGAGTCAGGACCACCGGGACTTTCTCGAGCGCTTCTCGACGGAAGCGAAGACTGCGGGCAGGCTTTCCCACCCCAATATCGTCACCCTATACGATGTGGGCCACATTCAGGATCAGATTCCCTGGCTGGCGATGGAGTACGTCGAAGGGCGGACGGTGGCTTCGATCCTCGAGAGTCAGCGGCTGAAGCCCGAGCTCGTCATCGGTCTGGTCTCCCAGATCGCGAGCGCTCTGGATTACGCCCATCGGGAGGGCGTGGTTCACCGTGACATCAAGCCGTCGAACGTCATCGTTCACGGGGGCGAAAAAGTCAAAGTCACCGATTTCGGGATCGCGAGCTTCGTGAATGCCGAACGGAATCATACCGGCTTCACGATGGGAACGCCGAGCTATATGTCGCCCGAGCAAGCGATGGGTGAGGATCTGGATGGCAAGACCGATATCTTCTCCCTGGGCGTGGTGGCCTTCGAGATGTTGAGCGGTCAGCAGCCTTTCCCCGGGAACAATGTAACTTCCATCCTCTACAAGCTGGTTCATTCCGATCCGATTCATCCCGATGGCCTGGAGGTGCTGGGGCTCCTGCCCCACAAGTGGCACGAGGTTTTTGCCCGGGTACTGGCCAAGGACCCCGATGACCGTTACCCGAACGCGTCCGAGTTCGTAAGTGACCTCGAGTTGTGTCTCGGCTCCTGGTTCGGTGCGCTGGAAGGCGAGACGGTCATCGTCAGCGACAGGAGCGCGTTCCCGAAAGACTCCGACGCGACCTACGTGGACAGCCCTGCGGCGTTCCACGAGGATCGCTCCATCCGGGCCGCCTCGTCTGACGTGACGGCAACGACGATGGCGGGCCGGGAGTACGGCGACCCTTTCGGAGGAGCGAGTCGCTCGGCAGCCCCACCGGCATCCTCCGAGGAAACTCGTTACGATGGTCCACCTCCGGGCGAGATTCCCGAGAGAAACGATCACTCTCCCACTTCTCGGAGGGGGCTCGATTCTGCGGCAGGAGTCGGACGCCGGGCTTCGTGGAAGCGTCTCGTCGGACTGGCTGCGGCCGGCGCGTTTCTCATTTGGCTCGTCACGCTGCTCACTCGTCCCGATGGGAGGACCGGCGCCGTCGGTTCGGACGTAATCGACTCTGCTGCCGAGATCCTTGCCGATAGCGGAACCTTGCGCGTGTTCACCGATCCCGAAGGCGCGCTGGTTCTCGTCGACGGGGTGGAGCGAGGCGAAACGCCCCTGGAGATCCAAGAATTGCCCCTGGGCGAATACGACGTGGAGGTCCGGCTCGACGGTTACTTGCCCGCGCAAGTCACCGCGCAAATGACTCAGAGGGCGCCGGGGGCGACGTTCGACCTGGCGCTCGAGTCGAAACCCAAGCCCCGGCCCGCGCCCGCGCTGGCGTTCGTCCGGATCGATTCCCAGCCGCAGGGGGCGGCGGTGGAGATCGATGGAGCTTCGAAGGGCCGCACCCCTCTCGAGCGCGTTCGCGTTCCCGCCGGTGAACGCGTCGTTCGCCTGCACTTGGAGGGCTACCTACCGTGGGAGGACTCGATCGTGGCTCGAGCCGGCGGGGTCGAAGAAATCGACGCGGTGCTGACTTCGAGGGGGGGGCCTCCTCGGGCGGCGCGCGTGGAGGAACCGGAAGTTTCACCGCAGCCTCGGGCCCGCGAGGCAGACGTGGTCGAAAAAGGCGCGCCCGGGGTCACTGCGGCCAAATGCCTCGAGTGTCCGGCGGTCGCCTATCCTTCTGCCGCGCGAGAGGCTCGCCTCGAAGGCGCGGTGCTTCTCGGTTTCGTCATCGACGAGAGCGGGCAGGTACGAGATCTCGAGATTCACGAGTCGGGGGGGGCGGTTTTCGATGACGCCGTTATCGACACGGTTCGAGGTTGGCGATACCAGCCCGCGATCCGAGACGGTGTTCCGGTGAAGATGCGATGGATGCAGCGTTTTCGCTTCAGGCAGGGTAGGTAG
- a CDS encoding arginine--tRNA ligase — translation MSELLKDRLVATLIRAVKESYGLDLAEIVSERPPEADLGDLAFPTAFELARSARTAPRKIAETLEPALQGVDGVERVEVAGAGYLNVFFDRRRYLEEFLAGEGAVASRGEKIIVEHTNINPNKAAHIGHLRNAALGDSFVRALRHTGIEVEVQNYIDDTGVQVADVVVGFLHIEKRDEREVRALVRDNRFDYYCWDLYARVSDFYQEDPERLRLREQTLKAIEENEAPEAPLGALIAEEIVRCHLATMQRIDVRYDLLPAESDILKMRFWERAFELLKEKQAIRHSSSGKNAGCWVMDLGESEEEDEKVIVRSNGTVTYVGKDIAYQMWKLGLLDRQFRFRPFHRYPDGHTVWSTTSEASGSPSEEVPSFGNGATVYNVIDVRQAYLQKVVQKGVSLLASEEAGLRSRHFSYEMVALTPSTCRELGFPVSPDEEKRPYLEVSGRRGLGVKADDLIDALVEKARREVDSRNAGLAAEERAAIAEEIARGALRYFLIKYTKNKVIAFDFAEALSFDGDSGPYLQYAAVRAGKILARLGHLSDGPEETRGLVHRGFARDVPAGEADELWSMILAATELDDIIAAVIRTEEPSHLTRFALSLAQRFNAIYHRYRVVEETDEAKRALRTLAVQIFHRQLTRALDLMGVPVPERM, via the coding sequence ATGAGCGAGCTCTTGAAGGACAGGCTCGTCGCGACGCTGATTCGAGCCGTAAAAGAGAGTTATGGCCTCGACCTCGCGGAGATCGTGAGCGAGCGTCCGCCGGAGGCGGATCTCGGCGATCTCGCATTCCCCACCGCTTTCGAGCTTGCTCGGAGCGCGAGAACCGCGCCGAGAAAGATCGCCGAGACGCTCGAGCCGGCACTGCAAGGCGTCGATGGCGTGGAACGAGTCGAGGTCGCCGGCGCAGGCTACCTGAATGTCTTCTTCGACCGGCGACGATATCTGGAAGAGTTTCTTGCGGGCGAGGGGGCGGTCGCGTCACGCGGAGAAAAGATCATCGTGGAGCACACGAACATCAACCCCAACAAGGCGGCGCATATCGGTCACTTGAGAAATGCCGCACTCGGCGACAGCTTCGTCCGAGCCCTGCGCCATACGGGAATAGAGGTCGAGGTCCAGAATTACATCGACGATACCGGCGTTCAGGTTGCCGACGTCGTCGTGGGTTTTCTCCACATCGAGAAGCGAGACGAGCGCGAGGTTCGCGCCCTCGTTCGAGACAACCGTTTCGACTACTACTGCTGGGACCTCTATGCGCGCGTCTCCGACTTCTACCAGGAGGACCCCGAGAGGCTCCGCCTGCGCGAGCAGACGCTCAAGGCAATCGAAGAAAACGAGGCGCCCGAAGCCCCGCTCGGCGCCCTGATCGCGGAAGAAATCGTCCGATGTCATCTGGCGACGATGCAGCGGATCGACGTTCGCTATGATCTCTTGCCCGCCGAGAGTGACATCTTGAAGATGCGGTTCTGGGAACGGGCCTTCGAGCTTTTGAAAGAGAAACAGGCGATCCGCCACTCGAGCTCAGGCAAGAACGCCGGCTGCTGGGTGATGGACCTCGGCGAGTCCGAGGAAGAAGACGAGAAAGTCATCGTCCGCTCCAACGGGACGGTCACCTATGTCGGCAAGGATATCGCCTACCAAATGTGGAAGCTGGGACTTCTCGACAGGCAATTCCGGTTCCGGCCGTTTCATCGTTATCCCGACGGCCACACCGTGTGGTCGACGACGTCCGAGGCCAGCGGGAGCCCGAGCGAAGAGGTTCCGAGCTTTGGAAACGGTGCGACGGTGTACAACGTGATCGACGTCCGCCAGGCTTACTTGCAGAAGGTCGTGCAGAAGGGCGTTTCGCTTCTGGCGTCGGAGGAAGCGGGGCTCCGTTCGCGCCATTTCTCCTATGAGATGGTCGCGCTGACGCCATCCACCTGTCGCGAGCTCGGGTTTCCCGTCAGCCCGGACGAGGAGAAGAGGCCCTACCTGGAGGTATCCGGCCGAAGGGGACTGGGGGTCAAGGCCGACGATTTGATCGACGCGCTGGTCGAGAAAGCGCGACGCGAAGTCGATTCTCGCAACGCCGGGCTCGCCGCCGAGGAACGAGCCGCCATAGCCGAAGAGATCGCCCGTGGAGCACTGAGATACTTCCTGATCAAATACACGAAGAACAAGGTAATCGCCTTCGATTTCGCCGAGGCGCTCTCGTTCGACGGCGACAGCGGTCCCTACCTGCAGTATGCCGCCGTCAGAGCGGGAAAGATCCTAGCCCGACTCGGCCATCTTTCCGACGGACCCGAGGAAACAAGGGGCCTCGTTCACCGAGGCTTCGCGAGAGACGTCCCCGCCGGGGAGGCCGACGAGTTGTGGTCGATGATTCTCGCGGCGACGGAGCTGGACGACATCATCGCGGCAGTCATTCGAACCGAAGAGCCGTCGCACCTGACGCGCTTCGCGCTCTCGTTGGCACAACGTTTCAACGCCATCTACCACCGCTATCGGGTGGTGGAGGAGACCGACGAAGCGAAGCGCGCGTTGCGTACCCTCGCGGTGCAGATCTTTCATCGGCAGCTTACGCGAGCCCTGGATCTCATGGGCGTTCCCGTTCCCGAGAGAATGTAG